The sequence TTTATAATGTATGTTTCTAAGTATTCTGTGTCTCCCTCTGATCAAGTTTCTCTCATGCTGTGTCAGGGTCTGCCATACAAacagtgcaagagaaagtacactctcaacatgattagaggagccacaaaaaaacagacaaaaagctgATCTGAAACTATTTAATCTGTTTCTATAGAACCTGTTGTCATTTAAACGttctgaatgctttgtcattgacattgtgagtgtgagatccacgctgtcagtgctgttacaagtgtagctgctgctgtaggttctgtcattgtgagtgtgagatccacgctgtcagtgctgttacaggtgtagctgctgctgtaggttctgtcattgacattgtgggtgtgagatccacgctgtcagtgctgttacaagtgtagctgctgctgtaggttctgtcattgacattgtgagtgtgagatccacgctgtcagtgctgttacaagtgtagctgctgctgtaggttctgtcattgtgagtgtgagatccacgctgtcagtgctgttacaagtgtagctgctgctgtaggttctgtcattgacattgtgagtgtgagatccacgctgtcagtgctgttacaagtgtagctgctgctgtaggttctgtcattgacattgtgagtgtgagatccacgctgtcagtgctgttacaagtgtagctgctgctgtaggttctgtcattgtgagtgtgagatccacgctgtcagtgctgttacaagtgtagcttctgctgtaggttctgtcattgacattgtgagtgtgagatccacgctgtcagtgctgttacaagtgtagctgctgctgtaggttctgtccttgacattgtgagtgtgagaaCCACACTGTCACGTGTAGCTGCTGCTAACAGGTTCTAATGGGGACATGACATAGCTAGTGTAGATATCCAAAGTGATGCTACTCTTAATGCAACACAACTGTAATTAATTAACCCGTTATTTTAAATAAGTCTCACCTGTTGTGAATTTCCATTTAGATGTGCAGCTTTGAAGCAGAatcttttttctcattttaaatcttgaaaTCTTGTACTACAGATTTACTTAGAGGTGCAGCTTTGAAGCActtttttgcttatttatttattttttttatcaatagcCTGCACCATTGCGCAAGGCACCCTCTTTGAATGTATCACTTACTGGCTGTGCTACTGTAATGTTGTCACTGATTAGAGCTTGACAAAGAACATTGCATTCAGTAACGTTAACCCTTTCCTTGCTTGCTGCTCTGGTTTTTCTAAGCCACTGTGATTGACAGGAGCGGTTTTATATGTTCAAGGCACTGCTCCCTTCTCTTATACCCAGAACCTCCCTGGCTGTAGGGCTATAAGCTCAGTTTCACATTTCTCCCTCACAAGAGAACAGCGTGTGCCTTGGTATTGGAACTCTGGGTATAGACAGGGTGCAAAGAGCAATATTGTAATATACTGAAAAGGTGAGGCGTGCAGTCGCAGTTTACCCATTGGTGGACAATACTGTCATTTATATCCCCAAACAACACAAACACCATGCGATTGGTTGATCTGTGTTGCAGTTTGTTCACACTTCATCAGTGTACTGTTATGGGAGTACAATGCAGTTTGGGCAAGAGGTTCTGACTGCGCAAACGGTGCAAATGATTTCTGTTCTAATAAAACACAATGTATTCACTTATTATGAATCACAAAAGCAAAAAGTGTGCTCAGGAACaaatattaagtaaaaaaaagtttttattcagtTTTTGCAATTGCGTGATATGTTTAGTGTTgagaggagttctctttcctatactactagagcgctctgcagtgttgagtggagttctctttcctatactactagagcgctctgcagtggagaggggagttctctttcctatactactagagtgctctgcagtgttgagtggagttctctttcctatactactagagcgctctgcagtgttgagaggagttctctttcctatactactagagcgctctgcagtgcagagtggagttctctttcctatactactagagtgctctgcagtgttgagaggagttctctttcctatactactagagcgctctgcagtgctgagtggagttctctttcctatactactagagttaACTATCATAAGCATGAGATGAAAGAGCTGGTTGCTTGTTTTCTTTACCCCTATAAAGTGTGCAATGGCAACAGTGATCTATTTGATATGGGCAAGTTAAACATTATTACTAAAACACGCCTATGAAATTGACTCTGTTCAGCTAAGCCGGTCTGACTCGAGCAGGCTTTTTGAAATCAATGTCTGCCTTTCTAACACTGCAGGGGTGCTTTtttgaaagaatgaaagaaattgGAAACACCCTGCAAatatctgaaagctgtttatGAGGTTAATGAATGAACAGGCAAATAAAACTCACAAGACAGGAGCTGATGCTGTTCAGCAGCACTGAATGCCAATATACTGAAAGCCAGGAACTACAGGTAGCCACCAGGGGTTTCAAtccactcattattattattatttcatcattattattatttatttatttatttatttatttattagcagatgcccttatccagggcaacttacaattgttacaagatatgtaAATATGACTCATGATTAATCAGTCAGCCTCTTCagttatctgcaagctaatttatgggcaggggtacctcgaaaggccaGGACAAAGGccagaccagactgcacccagctacctccagaccctcatctctccctacacccccactcgacctctccgctccgcctgcactagaagactagctctacctccgctacgctcccctgcctccagagcccgctccttctccacccttgctccgcagtggtggaatgaccttcctacagatgtcaggactgcccagtccctgaccacattccggcgcctcctcaaaactcacctcttcaaagagcacctgtagaactcctctgtttgtatcctgggacactatcacccttcatgtaaatgtgctttattttgctcttatctgccccctattttactgcatttaatcctgtacttcagaatactgtaatctgccaagtgtttaacctgtagtactttgtatttaatcacatcctgatgtaactatcactatttaatcatatcctgatgtaactatcactattatctgctgtattattgaattgtggtttgtcacacttgtactttgcttgaacaaaagttattgtatttcttgctcttattgtattacttgtattgtaacacttgaaatgtatttgcttacgattaagattgtaagtaataataataataataataataataataataataatagtgttgctCCCCCTTTTAAACGCTGTATCTGGAGCCATGGCTGCAATAACGAGAACAAGTGGAATGGCATTACAGGGTAAATGGGAGCCTCGACCACACCGCTGCATAGCCATGTATGAAGAGCTCCCCTTGTATCGGAGCACTGGAGCCATTTAGTATGGAGAAGAGTCCATGCAAATGCAAGCACATTCTCAGTGCTACAAGCACTGCCCAAGGCATTCGCTGGTTTAGTTAGGGGTGTCTTATAAGGCACTGACTCAGAATCTTTGGAGCAAAACTATTTTGAAAAGAAAGGCAATTAATGTTTGGATTTGGAACCTGGCAGTGGTGAGCGATTACTCAGCACCCCGGAGTTTGGAACGCTCCCCGGGGTCATTCGGTGACACAGTCATTgtttatcatcattatcattattaataatataaacaGATGATAAGGGTTAAGAGGCTGCCATTGTGTAGCTTCAGTGATTAATTCACtgattgctgtgttttattaacccTGTATGTGCAGTAGCTGTGTGAGTATTGGCTTGGCCATTCTAACCCTAacaaaagtttaccatggcatttttgcagttttaccatgattTTCCCATggtttactgtgcatttaccatagtttaccatggtttgccatgttcattgataggctttaccatacctcactattctttaccatgcttacctatgctttaccattctttcactgtgctttattacgctttgctgtgcttttactatacatacttttataaggggtttAACAATGTAACTGCATGAAGGCGTTAGCCAGAACACTGTGTTTGTTACCTAGACTCCAGTAGTTGTATCTGTGTACAGGTTATGTGGGTTTTGCtttattgtaagttgccctggataagggtgtctgctaataaataataataataataataataataataataataataataataataataataatagttcccTAATTTCCTCTCATAGCTAAATTTCTGTTTACTAGTagggcattttttattattattattattattatttatttcttagcagacgcacttatccagggcgacttacaattgttacaagatatcacattattttattttttttacatacaattacccatttatacagttgtttttttaatgttgcacTCTCAGGTATTAAATACATCTGAATGCCCCTAAGGTAGGGATTAAGAAGTCCCCTGCCCTTTGTCTATCCTGGAAGGCATGCAATGCATTGATTctgtgttattttaatgttttgaaacTGTACAGACCTGTGCAGAATTTGTAACCTGTACAGACCTGTGCagaattagggcagcagtgtggagtagtggttagggctctggactcttgaccggagggtcgtgggttcagtccccagtgggggacactgctgctgtacccttgagcaaggtactttacctagattgctccagtaaaagcccaactgtataaatggggaattctatgtaaaattaatgtgatatctgtataatgtataatgtgatatcttgtaacaattgtaagtcgccctggataagggcgtctgctaagaaataaataataataataataataacctgtggGAAGACGTGGGCAAACTGGCCTATTTCATGGGGCAAGGGGGCCCTCTGCTGGCAATGTAGGGTACTACAATGTCAATATCAAATTTCATTTAGAATAACAATTTCAGTCTTAGGAGAACCTAAAAATCACAGTTTGCAGAAAAACTAATTCAGTGGATATTAAAATGTATCCTCATTGTTCttcttattgttgttgttgttgttgctgttataataataataataataataataataataataataataataataataatcatcatcatcatcatcatcatcatcatcatcagctcGGGAGGTGGGAGTGTTTGTAACACTGGATGGTCTAAGATTACTGCTGATTGGGGTCTGTGAAGTCACATGATCGAGCCCCTGCTGTGCAAGGCTGCAGAGCTGACCAGCATTCTGATGGCCTTCTGGAATGAGGAAATCAAAGACGCCAAAGCAGCCCACAGCCAGCAGTGAATGTATCTGAAACACATCATTTCAGAGGGGTTGGGGGATGGCCAGGGGACATCACGTGACCCCctcttaaaattaaaataaatatcacaATTACCTGAATGCATGTCATAGATTTAATTCTGTACTGACaatagaaagttttttttttttttttttataagcttcACAATATATAGAATAGGTATATAGAGAAACCAATACATGTCAATGTCAGTCTGTCTCAGtctagcccttataaaagtttaccatggtgatCTTGTAGTGCAgtttccccccatgcttttcctatggttatacaatgcatttaccatagcttaccatggtttgccatgttttttaaattgcttcaccatatctctctgtgcttcttTACAATGCCTaccaatgcttccctgtcctttcactgtgctttatcactcgctgctgtgcttttactgtggtaaactttcacAAGGGGTGGGTCAGGTACCCATGGGAGCTACTCTTTGAGGGGCTTCTTCTTCAGCACCCGTATTTTCATTTCCGCCCCCTTGAGGGAGTAGTCAAGCCCCCTCCAGGTTACCCAGTGGATCCCCTTGCCGTGCAGGGTGCTGTTCCCTTGGTAGTAGACCCCGTTGAGGTTGGCACTGTGGCAGTCGTGGTACCAGAACGCCCCGCGGAACTCCATGGCGCAGTTAAAGCCGGCGCCATCCTGGTCTCGATCGAAGGTGCTGAACTTGCGGCCGCTGTGACTGCTCAAGGAATCCCCTGCAGGAGAAACAGAGACCAGCGTGAACATGCTGAGAAATTTATTAAGATTCCTGCTCCTATTAAAGACATCGAACATGCAGCTCTGTAAAACAATTGGTTGTTGACAGTTTTGTAACGTTACTGATATCTTCTTGTCTTTTTCACATAGTTCAATTTCCCTATCGCATTTCTATTGACAGTCtattatataaatgaaatacTAATAAACCTGATGAGCCTGTACCGATAAGCCATAGCTTATAAGCCTCTGTGTTTTGTATCAAACCATATGTTTCGGTAGGGCGTCTCCAGAACACCgtgttatattataatatattacaaaaaggtaccagatcttagAATTAAGATAGCATTTTGTTTCTAACCCTAATGTACTGTCCTTCATTTACTGCTTGTGGGTTTCATGTCTTATTGTTGGTGTCGGGAGCTGCGTGCTGACCTTTACCTCGTCGTGTTtaaacataatcttcaggtttgaacaataccagcggcGGGGCGACTACTCTGATACACAGGAACGACAAGCGGTAGTTTTTTGCCGTTTTGGATTGTGAAAAAATAGTACTTTTGTTAGACGTTGCAATCTAGAATatatcagggttttttttatgaatatccTATGTAGCTCGTTGAGGCcatctaaaaaaaattaaaaaccgtTTGTTATGTTAAGATCACGAGATCGTTTCTCTTGTGATGTCGAGAAAAGTCTTGCGCTATCTCGTGACCACGAAATCATTTATCTCTGGATCTCGAGAAGACGGAAGTCGTTACTTCCGTTTTCCAATGATACATAAATGATGTCAGGAAAGCAGAAGTCATCACTTCCGTCTTCTCGAGATCCAGAGATAAATGATCTCGTGGTCACGAGATAGCGCAATACTTTTCTCGACATCACAAGAGAAATGATCTAacgaagatttattttttttcgatAGCCTAAACGAGCCGCTGTATATGTATTTAGATTTCTtctttgcaacattttattattattattattattattattattattattattattattattattattattattattattattattcatttgcaAACTGTATGTATACTGGTAGTCGCCTGTACCGGCTCTGGGATCCAGTGTGATCCGGCACACATGAATCCCCGCTTAGGCACACTCCTTTCCCATGTTTATTTTCCTGGTCTGGGATCACTAAACTTGCAAAGGTTTTCAGGaataaatgaaattattattttgagattacacttttatttcaaataaacatCTCAGAGTATAATCGCCACTAAACACTGTGTGCTGTACAAGCGCCTTCTTACCCACTGTGTGTGCACGTTTCTTTTGTCAATGTTTAAATTCCAGAAATAATATTTCAATTCCAGAAACATGTCAGGAAAGCTTTTAAACAGCAagaaaaaatgaaactaaaataacAAAGCAATCAGCACTGCAGGTGCCCGCTGTGACTGTGCCACATGTGCATCAGCACTGCAGGTGCCCGCTGTGACTGTGCCACATGTGCATCAGCACTGCAGGTGCCCGCTGTGACTGTGCCACATGTGCATCAGCACTGCAGGTGCGCTCTGTGACTGTGCCACATGTGCATCAGCACTGCAGGTGCCCGCTGTGACTGTGCCACATGTGCATCAGCACTGCAGGTGCGCGCTGTGACTGTGCCACATGTGCATCAGCACTGCAGGTGCCCGCTGTGACTGTGCCACATGTGCATCAGCACTGCAGGTGCCCGCTGTGACTGTGCCACATGTGCATCAGCACTGCAGGTGCCCGCTGTGACTGTGCCACATGTGCATCAGCACTGCAGGTGCCCGCTGTGACTGTGCCACATGTGCATCAGCACTGCAGGTGCGCTCTGTGACTGTACCACATGTGCATCAGCACTGCAGGTGCCCGCTGTGACTGTGCCACATGTGCATCAGCACTGCAGGTGCCTGCTGTGACTGTGCCACTGTCCACAGTGCTATGACTTTCTTTTATTTCATTCAGGTGCACCCACCAGCTCCCCCATTTCCAAACCCGTACACAGACAGCGTGTAGCCGTCTGTCTCCCCGCTGATGGCGTACGCAGACAGGGCGAAGGAGGAGTAGAAGGCGTAGGCTCTCTTTCC is a genomic window of Acipenser ruthenus chromosome 34, fAciRut3.2 maternal haplotype, whole genome shotgun sequence containing:
- the LOC117402094 gene encoding microfibril-associated glycoprotein 4-like: MKGCLFVILWCCLAGWCLSSFPLDCEDVYTAGNFYSGVYKIYPAGGPGFPLYVYCDMYTDGGVWTVFQRRQDGSVNFYRGWNDYKLGFGNATGEYWLGLQNIHLLTMNRDYQLRVDLQDFEGKRAYAFYSSFALSAYAISGETDGYTLSVYGFGNGGAGDSLSSHSGRKFSTFDRDQDGAGFNCAMEFRGAFWYHDCHSANLNGVYYQGNSTLHGKGIHWVTWRGLDYSLKGAEMKIRVLKKKPLKE